The Nitrosospira lacus genome window below encodes:
- a CDS encoding transglycosylase SLT domain-containing protein encodes MATSLARSPRIKQSVVLLLTSLALSTANFTAYATEPAERPISQSMPAEAREQSENVSVAESKTDAPSDNANKADDSAAAISAAPADLWERIRNGFALAEMDSDEVRNGEDFYVNHPEYVKRIIERSKRYLFHIVEEVERRRMPAEIALLPIIESAFNPKAYSRSHASGIWQFIPSTGKNYGLKQNWWHDDRRDIVAATRAALDYLQNLYGMFGDWELALASYNWGEGAVGRSLMKNRDNGLPTDFRNISLPPETQSYVPRLIAIKNIISNPAIFGIELESVPNQPYFEEVAATRHMDVKLAAKLADISVDEFNALNPAHNRPVINVNGSRILLLPVDKVDTFTQNLKNHDKPLVSWQAYQAKKGETAEKISARYGISVQRLKEINDIYGHAGIIPGQTLLVPFNGRADGADISIMNNKPAASRIFERDLVYTVKKGDALFGIAQRYGVTVAQIKGWNNGTNRLLIGQKLLLKHTPMPFTSSEKRALPAKKSM; translated from the coding sequence ATGGCCACATCACTCGCCCGAAGCCCGCGAATAAAGCAATCTGTAGTACTCCTGCTGACCAGCCTGGCGCTGTCAACCGCAAATTTCACGGCATATGCGACGGAACCCGCTGAACGGCCAATCTCTCAATCGATGCCGGCGGAAGCACGCGAACAATCCGAGAATGTTTCCGTCGCGGAAAGCAAAACCGACGCACCCTCCGACAACGCAAACAAAGCGGATGATTCTGCCGCCGCGATATCCGCGGCTCCGGCCGATCTATGGGAACGTATACGCAACGGCTTCGCCCTGGCTGAAATGGATAGCGATGAGGTGCGCAATGGGGAGGATTTCTACGTCAACCACCCGGAATACGTGAAGCGCATTATCGAACGCAGCAAACGCTACCTATTTCATATTGTTGAAGAAGTAGAGCGCCGCCGCATGCCTGCCGAAATTGCGTTGCTGCCCATTATCGAAAGCGCTTTCAACCCCAAGGCTTATTCTCGTAGCCATGCCTCCGGCATTTGGCAGTTTATTCCATCCACCGGCAAGAACTACGGCTTAAAACAAAATTGGTGGCATGATGACAGACGGGACATTGTCGCGGCGACCCGCGCCGCACTGGATTATTTACAGAACCTCTACGGCATGTTTGGCGACTGGGAGCTCGCGCTGGCTTCATACAACTGGGGTGAGGGGGCTGTGGGGCGCTCACTCATGAAAAACCGCGACAATGGGTTGCCGACGGATTTTCGAAATATCAGCCTGCCACCCGAAACCCAGAGCTATGTTCCCCGATTGATCGCCATTAAAAATATCATCTCCAATCCCGCAATCTTTGGTATTGAGCTCGAGTCCGTTCCCAACCAGCCTTACTTTGAGGAAGTCGCCGCAACTCGCCATATGGATGTAAAACTGGCGGCAAAGCTTGCGGACATTTCCGTGGATGAGTTTAACGCGCTTAATCCGGCCCACAATCGGCCTGTCATAAATGTGAATGGATCCCGCATTCTGTTGCTCCCGGTGGATAAAGTGGACACTTTTACCCAGAATCTGAAGAATCATGACAAGCCTCTGGTATCGTGGCAGGCTTACCAGGCAAAAAAAGGAGAAACCGCCGAAAAAATTTCGGCACGGTACGGCATCAGCGTGCAACGGCTAAAAGAAATCAACGATATTTACGGACACGCCGGGATAATACCGGGCCAGACGTTGTTGGTACCGTTTAACGGTCGCGCTGATGGTGCGGATATTTCCATCATGAACAACAAACCCGCTGCATCAAGAATATTCGAACGTGATCTCGTCTATACCGTGAAAAAAGGTGATGCGCTATTCGGTATCGCCCAGCGTTACGGAGTCACCGTGGCGCAAATAAAAGGATGGAATAATGGCACCAACCGACTCCTCATCGGCCAGAAACTCTTACTCAAGCATACCCCGATGCCATTCACTTCATCAGAAAAACGTGCCCTCCCCGCAAAGAAAAGTATGTGA
- the queF gene encoding preQ(1) synthase produces the protein MPSRPTKELEIFPNPTPARDYHIHMEVPEFTCLCPKTGQPDFATLILDYIPDKKCIELKSLKLYIWSYRNEGAFHEAVTNRIVDDLTAVLKPRYLRLAAKFFVRGGIFTTIVAEHRKSGWKPLPAVDLGKFEGQSTTRG, from the coding sequence ATGCCCAGTCGTCCCACAAAAGAACTGGAAATCTTCCCCAACCCCACACCGGCGCGAGATTACCATATCCACATGGAAGTTCCGGAGTTTACCTGCCTCTGTCCGAAGACTGGACAACCGGATTTCGCCACTCTGATCCTCGACTACATTCCGGACAAAAAGTGCATCGAGCTCAAGAGTCTTAAGCTTTATATCTGGTCTTATCGTAACGAAGGCGCGTTCCATGAAGCAGTTACGAACCGTATTGTCGATGATCTGACCGCTGTGCTGAAGCCAAGATACCTGCGTCTTGCCGCCAAATTTTTTGTGCGCGGCGGAATTTTCACCACCATCGTCGCGGAACACCGCAAATCGGGATGGAAACCTTTACCGGCAGTAGACCTGGGTAAGTTTGAGGGTCAGTCTACAACACGCGGATAA
- the mfd gene encoding transcription-repair coupling factor, whose amino-acid sequence MPFKLTIPAPRSTIRYPHFHGSCDALALAQLARQAKPVAIITASALAAQRLLEEIPFFSPELRIHLLPDWETLPYDTFSPHHDLISERLSTLYQLMSGACDILIVPVTTALYRMPPREYLAAHTFFLKRGETLNLSALRSQMTLAGYTHVTQVLSPGEYSLRGGLIDLFPMGSPLPYRIDLLDNEIETIRTFDVDTQRSVYPVSEIRLLPAREFPFDEEGRACFRSNFREKFEGDPSRSRIYKDVSKGAAPAGIEYYLPLFFAHTATLFDYLPHMTPLCLHHDIYPAVENFWHDTQSRYQLLRGDHDRPLLPPGELFVTTEAFFGALKPYPRIEIPSETQGSNPNIQNLTRSLPPLQIDRRADNPAERLAGFIPEFAASFKFPAGRTLLLAESLGRRELILDHLKQYGLSPDICDSYAQFLTSTQPFMLSVAPLHNGFILSAEGMAFITESELYARHLHGRRERDSRKTTAVGDAMLRDLSEIKSGDPVVHEQHGIGRYLGLISMDVGEGATEFLSLEYEGGDRLYVPVSQLHLIGRYSGAAPEAAPLHKLGSGQWDKAKRKAMQQVRDTAAELLNLYAQRNARLGHAFGFRRHDYEAFVEGFGFEETPDQAAAINAVIEDLTSGQPMDRLICGDVGFGKTEVALRAAFVAVADGKQVAVLVPTTLLAEQHFQNFSDRFSLIADEWPIKIAELSRFRSVKEQTQALNGLASGQMDIVIGTHKLIQKGVKFKNLGLVIIDEEHRFGVRQKEQLKNLRAEVDVLTLTATPIPRTLAMSLEGLRDFSVIATAPQRRLAIKTFVNRFSEGVIREACLRELKRGGQIYFLHNEIGTIQPMHDKLARLLPEARIQIAHGQMRERELEHVMKDFYQQRFNLLLCTTIIETGIDIPTANTIIINRADRFGLAQLHQLRGRVGRSHHQAYAYLLVPDDEALGTQARKRLEAIQTMEELGAGFYLAMHDLEIRGAGEVLGESQSGEIQEIGFSLYSTMLDAAVRSLKEGKEPDIQHPLGVATEINLHVPALLPEDYCSDVHERLVLYKRLANCANDEQLDDMQGELIDRFGLLPDPVRALLDCHRLRIAAKPLGISRIEAGVEYIQVQFIPDPPVDVTRIIALIQRSREYELSGPDRLKIKAKIAGVADRVRRIKNLIVELSK is encoded by the coding sequence ATGCCATTCAAGCTGACGATTCCCGCGCCCAGATCAACAATTCGCTATCCCCATTTTCACGGTTCTTGCGATGCGCTCGCTCTCGCCCAACTGGCACGGCAGGCAAAACCGGTAGCGATTATTACGGCGAGCGCACTGGCCGCACAGAGATTGCTGGAAGAAATACCTTTTTTTTCACCCGAACTAAGAATCCATCTGCTGCCGGATTGGGAAACACTGCCGTACGATACTTTCTCACCCCACCATGACCTGATTTCCGAACGGCTCTCCACGCTTTATCAGCTCATGAGCGGCGCTTGCGATATATTGATCGTCCCCGTCACCACTGCGCTATATCGTATGCCGCCGCGAGAATATCTCGCCGCACATACCTTTTTTCTCAAGAGGGGAGAAACGCTCAATTTAAGCGCGCTGCGCAGCCAGATGACTCTGGCGGGCTACACGCATGTCACCCAAGTGCTTTCACCGGGGGAATATAGCTTGCGTGGTGGCCTGATCGATCTGTTTCCGATGGGCAGTCCGCTGCCTTACCGCATTGATTTACTGGACAACGAAATTGAAACTATCCGCACATTCGACGTGGATACTCAGAGAAGCGTCTATCCCGTCAGCGAAATTCGATTATTGCCTGCGCGTGAGTTCCCTTTCGACGAAGAGGGCCGCGCTTGTTTTCGAAGCAATTTCCGCGAAAAATTTGAAGGCGATCCATCAAGAAGCCGCATTTACAAGGATGTAAGCAAAGGTGCCGCGCCTGCGGGTATCGAGTATTACCTGCCGCTCTTTTTCGCCCATACTGCGACACTGTTCGACTACTTGCCACACATGACACCGCTATGTCTTCACCATGATATCTACCCCGCAGTCGAGAATTTTTGGCACGACACCCAATCCCGTTATCAGCTGCTACGCGGCGACCATGACCGGCCGCTCCTGCCACCGGGAGAACTGTTTGTCACGACGGAGGCTTTTTTCGGCGCGCTAAAACCTTATCCTCGTATTGAAATCCCATCCGAGACTCAAGGCTCGAATCCCAATATCCAGAATTTGACCCGTTCGCTGCCGCCCCTGCAAATCGACCGCCGCGCTGATAATCCCGCGGAAAGACTTGCTGGATTTATTCCGGAATTCGCCGCCAGCTTCAAATTCCCCGCAGGGCGAACATTGCTGCTGGCGGAAAGCCTTGGCAGACGGGAGCTAATCCTCGATCATCTGAAGCAATATGGGTTATCTCCCGATATTTGCGATAGCTATGCACAATTTCTGACGAGCACCCAGCCTTTTATGCTCAGCGTTGCGCCGCTGCATAACGGATTTATACTTTCCGCTGAAGGCATGGCCTTCATCACCGAGAGTGAACTCTACGCAAGGCATCTGCATGGCCGCCGTGAACGTGATTCGCGCAAAACCACAGCGGTGGGTGATGCAATGCTGCGTGATCTCTCCGAAATCAAGTCCGGGGATCCAGTGGTACATGAACAACATGGTATCGGCCGTTATCTTGGACTGATAAGCATGGATGTGGGAGAAGGCGCAACAGAGTTTTTATCGCTTGAATATGAGGGGGGAGACCGGCTTTATGTACCGGTTTCGCAACTGCATCTTATCGGGCGATACAGCGGGGCGGCGCCCGAAGCGGCACCACTGCATAAGCTCGGCAGCGGCCAATGGGACAAAGCCAAGCGCAAGGCGATGCAGCAGGTGCGCGATACCGCCGCAGAACTGCTCAATCTGTATGCCCAGCGTAACGCTCGCCTGGGTCATGCATTTGGCTTCAGGCGGCATGACTATGAAGCCTTTGTCGAAGGCTTCGGCTTCGAGGAAACACCCGACCAGGCGGCTGCGATAAATGCAGTGATCGAGGATCTGACTTCAGGGCAACCGATGGACCGGTTGATCTGTGGCGACGTGGGTTTTGGCAAGACCGAAGTGGCATTGCGCGCTGCCTTCGTCGCTGTTGCCGATGGCAAACAGGTGGCAGTACTGGTGCCTACCACGCTACTGGCCGAGCAACATTTCCAGAATTTTTCCGATCGCTTCAGTTTGATTGCGGACGAGTGGCCAATAAAAATCGCGGAACTGTCGCGTTTCCGTTCAGTCAAGGAGCAAACCCAGGCATTGAACGGGCTGGCCAGCGGACAAATGGACATTGTCATCGGCACCCATAAACTGATCCAGAAAGGGGTAAAATTCAAAAACCTGGGTCTGGTCATCATTGACGAGGAACATCGCTTTGGCGTGCGTCAGAAGGAACAGCTGAAGAATCTGCGCGCTGAAGTTGATGTCCTCACCCTTACCGCGACACCTATTCCCCGCACCCTTGCGATGTCGCTGGAGGGCCTGCGTGATTTTTCCGTGATTGCCACCGCGCCACAGCGGCGGCTTGCAATCAAGACTTTTGTCAACCGTTTTTCCGAGGGGGTCATCCGGGAAGCGTGCCTGCGCGAACTCAAACGGGGCGGCCAGATATATTTTCTGCATAACGAGATAGGCACTATTCAGCCGATGCATGACAAGCTTGCCCGATTGTTACCGGAAGCGCGCATACAGATCGCTCATGGACAAATGCGTGAACGCGAGCTGGAACACGTAATGAAGGATTTCTATCAACAGCGTTTTAATCTGCTGCTTTGCACGACCATCATCGAAACCGGTATTGACATCCCCACTGCCAATACCATCATCATCAATCGCGCGGACAGATTTGGCCTCGCCCAATTGCACCAGTTGCGCGGGCGGGTGGGCCGCTCACATCACCAGGCCTATGCCTACCTTCTGGTACCGGACGACGAAGCGCTGGGCACGCAAGCCAGAAAACGTCTTGAAGCCATTCAAACAATGGAAGAATTGGGAGCGGGCTTTTACCTCGCGATGCACGACCTGGAAATCCGGGGCGCCGGGGAAGTACTGGGCGAATCCCAAAGCGGCGAAATACAGGAAATTGGCTTCAGCCTCTACTCCACCATGCTGGATGCCGCCGTTCGATCATTGAAAGAAGGGAAAGAACCCGATATCCAGCATCCGCTGGGGGTCGCAACCGAGATTAACCTGCATGTTCCCGCCCTGCTGCCGGAAGACTATTGCAGCGATGTGCATGAGCGCCTGGTACTGTACAAACGCTTGGCCAATTGCGCAAACGATGAACAACTGGATGACATGCAGGGTGAATTGATAGACCGCTTCGGCCTTTTGCCGGATCCCGTCAGAGCATTACTGGACTGCCACCGCCTGCGCATCGCCGCCAAGCCATTGGGGATCAGCCGGATAGAGGCAGGCGTTGAGTATATCCAGGTACAGTTTATCCCCGATCCACCGGTGGACGTCACCAGAATCATCGCGCTTATTCAACGCAGCCGCGAATATGAACTTTCAGGCCCCGATCGCTTAAAAATAAAGGCAAAGATTGCGGGGGTGGCGGACCGGGTAAGGCGAATAAAGAACTTGATCGTCGAATTAAGTAAATGA
- the recJ gene encoding single-stranded-DNA-specific exonuclease RecJ: MPNIIIRNYPPHAFDALLRYGLHPVLARIYAARGIEEPDQLDVALSRLIPFERLKNVSIMAARLADAILARKRLLIVADYDSDGATACAVGIRALRKFGATVDYLVPNRFEYGYGLTPEIVRLAAATATRPDILITVDNGIASVEGVAEANRLGMQVFVTDHHLPGDELPDAAVIVNPNQCGCDFPSKHLAGVGVIFYLMLALRAALRARGIFAPPQKEPNLASLLDIVALGTVADVVKLDENNRILVRQGLQRIRNGLGCAGINALLQVARRDFRRASAYELGFMLGPRLNAAGRLDDMALGIECLITDDESRASQIALQLDALNRQRREIEANMQDSALVMLETALSAQDAPDTAQIAPGKTPKTHSLSLFDPGWHQGVIGILASRMKDKFHRPVIAFAPGSNGEIKGSGRSITGFHLRDSLDLVSKRYPGLLLKFGGHAAAAGLTVRASDFEKFRDAFEQIAQALLTPADLTLSIETDGSLGESELSPELARHLTEQVWGQGFTQPAFTARFRVETQRIVGEKHLKLKLRKQETQPAEPGLNKSGLLYDAMLFFHTSPLPETIDAVYRLEMNEFNGVSALQFILDHWFHPESDPKVEALSLAS, translated from the coding sequence ATGCCCAACATCATCATTCGCAATTATCCGCCGCATGCCTTCGATGCGCTCCTCCGATACGGCTTACATCCGGTATTGGCTCGCATCTACGCCGCACGTGGCATCGAAGAGCCTGATCAACTCGACGTAGCACTGTCGCGACTGATTCCATTTGAGCGCCTCAAGAATGTTTCCATCATGGCGGCACGCCTGGCCGACGCAATCCTTGCCCGGAAGCGCCTGTTGATCGTTGCCGATTATGACTCGGACGGCGCCACTGCTTGTGCTGTTGGCATACGTGCGCTGAGGAAATTTGGCGCAACGGTGGATTATCTTGTTCCCAATCGTTTCGAATATGGTTATGGTCTCACGCCGGAAATCGTACGGCTTGCCGCCGCCACCGCGACCCGCCCGGACATCCTCATAACGGTAGATAATGGCATCGCCAGCGTGGAAGGTGTAGCGGAAGCCAATCGCCTCGGCATGCAAGTGTTTGTGACCGACCATCATCTGCCCGGGGATGAACTGCCGGATGCCGCCGTTATTGTAAATCCCAATCAGTGCGGTTGCGATTTTCCCAGTAAGCACCTTGCCGGGGTAGGAGTGATATTTTATCTGATGCTGGCGCTGCGAGCGGCGTTGCGTGCCAGAGGAATATTTGCGCCTCCACAAAAAGAACCTAATCTGGCCAGCCTGCTTGATATTGTCGCATTGGGTACCGTGGCCGATGTGGTGAAACTTGATGAGAACAATCGTATTCTGGTGCGGCAAGGCCTGCAACGCATCCGCAATGGACTTGGCTGCGCGGGTATCAACGCCCTGCTGCAAGTCGCGCGGCGTGATTTCCGGCGGGCCTCCGCCTACGAATTGGGTTTCATGCTGGGGCCGAGATTGAATGCCGCGGGACGGCTCGACGATATGGCGCTGGGTATTGAGTGCCTCATCACCGATGACGAATCTCGCGCCTCGCAAATTGCTTTGCAACTGGACGCGCTTAACCGTCAACGCCGGGAAATCGAAGCGAATATGCAGGACAGCGCGCTGGTCATGCTGGAGACCGCGCTTTCCGCGCAGGATGCGCCTGATACGGCGCAAATCGCTCCTGGCAAGACTCCGAAAACTCATAGCTTGAGCCTGTTCGATCCCGGTTGGCACCAGGGCGTGATCGGTATACTCGCTTCGCGCATGAAGGATAAATTTCACCGCCCCGTTATTGCATTTGCACCTGGCAGCAATGGTGAAATAAAAGGTTCGGGAAGATCCATTACGGGATTCCATCTGAGGGATTCACTGGATCTGGTCTCCAAGCGTTATCCTGGCTTGCTGCTCAAGTTTGGGGGTCACGCGGCGGCGGCGGGACTGACGGTACGTGCCAGCGATTTTGAAAAATTTCGCGATGCTTTCGAGCAAATCGCACAGGCGTTGCTTACCCCTGCTGATCTCACGCTTAGTATCGAAACCGATGGCAGCCTGGGTGAATCCGAATTGAGTCCGGAGCTGGCGCGGCATCTTACGGAACAGGTATGGGGACAGGGCTTCACCCAGCCCGCGTTTACTGCCCGCTTCCGGGTGGAAACGCAGCGCATAGTGGGGGAGAAGCATCTGAAGCTAAAACTGAGGAAACAGGAAACGCAACCCGCAGAGCCGGGATTGAACAAATCAGGTCTTCTCTATGACGCCATGTTATTCTTCCATACTTCCCCGCTTCCGGAAACGATAGATGCTGTTTACAGGCTGGAAATGAATGAGTTCAACGGCGTCTCCGCCCTGCAATTCATTCTGGATCATTGGTTTCACCCTGAATCCGATCCAAAAGTTGAAGCCTTATCATTGGCTTCCTGA
- a CDS encoding PEP-CTERM sorting domain-containing protein, whose product MTFAPEGVVWLVWVAEGAAEGLAVVDLGVGCLAAGADLEGEGGLGGGVPGGGGGSGGGGPGAGGGPGGGGPGGGGGPGNIEPGGGSGPGGGGPGGEGDPGGGDPGVVIPVEVGVIPEPATLMLLCLGLASMCAVRSRRIIHVRENHSSGIRGGIVRGISK is encoded by the coding sequence ATGACCTTTGCGCCGGAGGGGGTGGTCTGGCTGGTGTGGGTGGCAGAAGGGGCGGCGGAGGGGCTGGCGGTGGTGGACTTGGGGGTGGGGTGCCTGGCGGCGGGGGCGGATCTGGAGGGGGAGGGTGGCCTGGGGGGTGGGGTGCCTGGCGGCGGGGGCGGATCTGGAGGGGGAGGGCCCGGAGCCGGCGGTGGACCCGGCGGTGGTGGACCGGGAGGGGGTGGCGGACCCGGCAATATTGAGCCCGGAGGAGGTAGCGGGCCTGGCGGTGGTGGACCTGGAGGAGAGGGTGATCCTGGCGGCGGTGATCCGGGTGTTGTCATTCCCGTCGAAGTGGGCGTAATTCCGGAGCCGGCGACGCTAATGCTTCTCTGCCTCGGCCTCGCGAGCATGTGCGCCGTGCGCAGCCGCAGGATAATTCACGTGCGCGAAAATCATTCTTCCGGGATTCGTGGCGGAATTGTCCGAGGAATTTCAAAATGA
- a CDS encoding DUF1207 domain-containing protein — protein sequence MPRKKMLALSGLFRPYGKKMADASWFLPIIAIVLFHPSIASAAIPDDSYIAGYAAGILKRDFKLDFSSLVVRNGVITVPVGDLTPEDRVQILQILSEIPGVTGVTALEGTDKQVMTANPQITQAADKGLASTNQEVIADSSTPGIRSTPEGSPETVFATGFLPTGHLFKPLLADPRWAHFSAAYRNYIGNNIDGNNNGAVSFGETIPFYRANLGKSTVQWETGLQAGVFSDFNLDARSSDLINTDFIASVYASARARQFSAFGRIFHQSSHLGDEFLLRTRLERINLSYEGADLKLSYELPYGVRVYGGGGGIFHKQPSTIKPWVIHYGIEFRSPWRIDFAAMRPILAIDMKNWEQNNWNIDVSARAGFQFDNFQAFGRKLQFLVEYFHGNSPTGQFYRERVEYLGIGAHYHF from the coding sequence ATGCCAAGAAAAAAAATGCTCGCACTCTCCGGGTTATTCAGGCCCTATGGTAAAAAGATGGCGGATGCTTCATGGTTTTTACCCATCATTGCAATCGTTCTATTTCATCCGTCCATTGCCAGCGCCGCAATACCTGATGATTCCTATATTGCGGGGTATGCTGCAGGGATTCTCAAACGGGATTTCAAACTCGATTTCTCTTCCCTTGTTGTACGAAATGGCGTTATTACTGTACCCGTAGGTGATTTAACGCCTGAAGACCGGGTACAAATTTTGCAGATATTATCGGAAATCCCTGGGGTTACCGGTGTGACAGCGCTGGAAGGCACCGACAAGCAGGTTATGACCGCAAATCCCCAAATCACGCAGGCAGCAGATAAAGGACTGGCGAGCACCAATCAGGAGGTTATAGCCGATTCTTCAACGCCTGGTATCCGGAGCACTCCCGAAGGTTCACCGGAAACAGTTTTTGCGACAGGCTTTCTACCCACGGGTCATTTGTTTAAACCATTACTGGCTGATCCGCGGTGGGCTCACTTCTCAGCCGCCTATCGCAACTATATCGGGAATAATATTGATGGAAATAACAATGGGGCTGTCAGTTTCGGTGAAACGATACCGTTTTATCGGGCCAATCTGGGAAAGTCCACCGTGCAATGGGAGACAGGTCTTCAGGCCGGCGTCTTCAGTGATTTTAACCTGGATGCACGCTCATCCGATCTCATCAATACAGATTTTATTGCATCGGTTTATGCGAGCGCTCGCGCGCGTCAATTCTCTGCTTTTGGACGTATCTTCCATCAAAGCTCACATCTTGGCGATGAGTTCCTGCTGCGAACCAGATTGGAGCGCATAAATCTTAGCTATGAGGGGGCTGATCTAAAGCTTTCGTACGAGCTTCCATATGGAGTGCGGGTTTACGGTGGAGGGGGTGGTATTTTTCATAAACAGCCATCGACAATCAAGCCTTGGGTAATCCACTATGGAATAGAATTCAGAAGTCCTTGGCGTATTGATTTTGCGGCAATGCGGCCGATTCTGGCGATCGATATGAAAAACTGGGAACAAAACAATTGGAACATCGACGTATCCGCCCGAGCCGGATTCCAGTTCGATAATTTCCAGGCATTCGGGCGCAAGCTTCAGTTCCTGGTGGAATATTTTCACGGCAATTCTCCAACCGGCCAGTTTTATAGGGAAAGGGTCGAATATCTGGGTATCGGAGCGCACTACCATTTTTAA
- a CDS encoding DMT family transporter — MKQWLFLSVAIVSEVVATSALKASNGFTRLWPSLLVVAGYGIAFFFLSLTLRTIPVGVAYAVWSGAGIVLITLVGWLVFGQSLDTPAIIGLTLIIAGVVVLQAFSKSAIH, encoded by the coding sequence ATGAAGCAGTGGCTTTTTCTCTCCGTCGCAATCGTCAGTGAGGTGGTGGCGACCTCCGCCTTGAAGGCGAGCAATGGTTTCACACGGTTATGGCCCTCGCTTTTGGTGGTGGCGGGTTACGGTATTGCCTTTTTCTTCCTGTCGTTGACCTTGCGCACTATTCCGGTGGGAGTCGCGTACGCCGTCTGGTCCGGTGCCGGCATCGTACTTATCACGCTCGTTGGCTGGCTGGTTTTTGGACAATCGCTCGATACCCCCGCTATCATTGGGCTGACGCTTATCATTGCCGGTGTAGTTGTTTTGCAGGCATTTTCCAAGTCGGCTATACATTAG